In the Drosophila gunungcola strain Sukarami unplaced genomic scaffold, Dgunungcola_SK_2 000001F, whole genome shotgun sequence genome, one interval contains:
- the LOC128262368 gene encoding mitochondrial inner membrane protease ATP23 homolog: MEFLTKVWAKEATTPIEIEATTDTAQKKPNLQPEKAPASQESSESTGTKQKDWGYDLYPERRGETFKPKWTRVLFGLEGQENIDRFKCEENVYWCVKNGPLVKLMMGALKSSGCPIDLRRHISCEVCDPTVTGGYDPKLNQIVVCQNMAKNKSMVHGVLTHEMIHMFDYCNNDMDFRNVDHLACTEIRAANLAHCSFLSAMFQGDASPFNVKEAHQNCVKSKALASVLAVRNITKADAIAAVERVFPKCYADLEPIGRRIRRNSTDQQKAYMEGPMYGYDVY; encoded by the exons ATGGAATTTCTGACTAAGGTGTGGGCCAAGGAGGCAACTACTCCCATCGAAATAGAAGCAACCACCGACACAGCACAGAAAAAACCGAATCTACAGCCCGAAAAAGCTCCTGCCAGTCAGGAATCCTCCGAGAGCACTGGCACTAAACAGAAGGATTGGGGTTATGACTTGTATCCGGAGAGAAGGGGCGAAACGTTCAAGCCCAAATGGACACGGGTTTTGTTCGGATTGGAGGGCCAGGAGAACATCGATCGTTTCAAGTGCGAGGAGAATGTCTATTGGTGTGTCAAGAACGGGCCGCTGGTGAAACTGATGATGGGAGCCCTCAAGAGCTCCGGCTGTCCCATCGATCTGCGCCGGCACATCTCCTGCGAGGTGTGCGATCCCACGGTCACCGGGGGCTACGATCCCAAGCTCAACCAGATCGTGGTGTGCCAGAACATGGCCAAAAACAAGAGCATGGTCCATGGCGTCCTCACCCACGAGATGATTCACATGTTCGACTACTGCAACAACGACATGGACTTCCGGAACGTGGACCACCTGGCCTGCACGGAGATCAGAGCGGCGAACCTGGCTCATTGCTCCTTTTTGAGCGCCATGTTCCAGGGGGATGCATCGCCTTTTAATGTAAAAGAAGCTCATCAG AACTGTGTCAAGTCCAAAGCCCTGGCCTCAGTGCTGGCTGTTCGTAATATAACCAAAGCAGATGCCATTGCTGCAGTGGAGAGAGTTTTCCCCAAGTGCTATGCCGATCTGGAGCCCATTGGCCGAAGAATCCGACGAAATTCCACGGACCAGCAGAAGGCCTATATGGAGGGACCCATGTACGGCTATGatgtatattaa
- the LOC128262361 gene encoding LOW QUALITY PROTEIN: conserved oligomeric Golgi complex subunit 5 (The sequence of the model RefSeq protein was modified relative to this genomic sequence to represent the inferred CDS: deleted 1 base in 1 codon): protein MVTGDPGATKPPKAAASDDDDYTASMTHLTIGQQIQELSKQLQNTKEELHQQVRDKHGALLQQATHAGRFDAALNTLAEDVQRVRETGHRLKNQVDTQYQQVENQTQVLGRLHDVSHLLRSAGTLLTLAAKLKGTKDVLRQAELHFELGQLIEDKELKDIEFIQQERAYVISSGQKIRNLTQMQLVTGLQERNQNQVVNALKIFMNFNTLEKSLENLLATFIADMEQSLKECFAGNDISVLNKSPTHNVSKPAPSRGPGKTPQLTTTQNFRAKFWKSLHWLLYDELFETCTQIKLLKTSLEQINQFGYTSEASDQCIPQRFWQQVQQLLRKSFDECAQHVTQTLQEGLSKLLTSARGLEQRLNGEFQFDNELFAPLEVGYVSKCAANFKACLAGVDLPGNETVDNFIRVASTELSAALIDSRLTNSIANVFAACGKEMCTKLEAQIKLGADSKQVVDLPNLQQQQNTQLANVLYYYKDSVRRMLSDLQVQFEKTPGSAREIIARSLEQADLLIGTILQQIMESIITTISIIILSMHREPGLNTERLSTTGPSMYMKELQEFVNRSWSHHIALFDDKQMTTKCGHELAKRCIELFLHNVCILRPLSAAGRQRLKQDCQHMEQALKPLCPNLAELGKPSRLLRAMSLLIVQTAQELVKQTVGEDSLVPSYIVLLLLFGHAGADLQSPHTTANWSNERLIEWLDGHTAEREKLELISGALQRYRDNARRKNIQQYDEVYPMMVEYFEQALKAIS, encoded by the exons ATGGTGACTGGTGATCCGGGCGCGACGAAGCCCCCAAAGGCGGCGGCTTCAGATGATGACGACTACACCGCTTCCATGACGCACCTAACCATTGGCCAGCAGATCCAGGAGCTGTCCAAGCAACTGCAGAACACCAAGGAA GAGCTGCACCAGCAGGTGCGCGATAAGCATGGAGCACTTCTGCAGCAGGCCACCCACGCCGGTCGTTTCGATGCGGCTCTAAACACGCTGGCGGAGGATGTGCAGCGGGTCAGGGAGACGGGACACCGGCTGAAGAACCAGGTGGACACGCAGTACCAGCAGGTGGAGAACCAGACGCAGGTGCTCGGCCGTCTGCACGATGTCAGCCACCTCCTGCGCTCAGCTGGAACCCTCCTCACACTCGCGGCCAAGTTGAAGGGCACCAAGGATGTCCTGCGCCAAGCGGAGCTGCACTTCGAGCTGGGCCAGCTCATCGAGGACAAGGAGCTCAAGGACATCGAGTTCATACAGCAGGAGCGGGCCTACGTGATCAGTTCGGGTCAGAAGATAAGGAACCTCACGCAGATGCAGTTGGTAACGGGCCTCCAGGAGCGAAATCAAAACCAAGTGGTTAATGCTTTAAAG ATCTTTATGAACTTCAATACGCTGGAGAAATCGCTGGAAAACCTGCTGGCCACCTTTATCGCGGACATGGAGCAATCGCTCAAGGAGTGCTTTGCCGGGAATGACATATCCGTGCTCAATAAGTCGCCCACGCACAATGTTAGCAAACCAGCTCCCTCGAGGGGACCGGGAAAAACTCCCCAGTTGACAACCACCCAGAACTTCCGGGCCAAGTTCTGGAAATCCCTGCACTGGCTGCTCTACGACGAACTTTTTGAGACCTGCACCCAGATTAAGTTGCTTAAAACATCTCTGGAGCAGATTAACCAGTTTGGCTACACATCGGAGGCCTCGGATCAGTGCATTCCGCAGCGATTTTGGCAGCAGGTGCAACAGCTGCTGCGCAAATCGTTTGACGAATGCGCCCAGCATGTGACGCAGACCCTCCAGGAAGGACTCTCCAAGCTCCTGACTTCCGCTCGCGGCTTGGAACAGCGTCTGAATGGGGAGTTTCAGTTCGATAACGAGCTATTCGCTCCTTTGGAAGTGGGTTACGTTAGCAAGTGTGCTGCCAACTTTAAGGCCTGTTTGGCTGGAGTTGATTTACCTGGCAACGAAACTGTGGACAACTTTATAAGGGTGGCTTCCACAGAACTGAGTGCGGCCTTGATCGACTCCCGTCTCACGAACTCCATTGCGAATGTTTTCGCAGCTTGCGGCAAGGAAATGTGTACCAAGCTGGAGGCTCAAATTAAGCTGGGAGCTGATTCCAAGCAGGTTGTGGATCTGCCcaacctgcagcagcagcagaacaCACAGCTGGCGAATGTTCTGTACTACTACAAGGATTCCGTGCGTCGCATGCTGAGCGATCTTCAAGTGCAGTTTGAGAAGACCCCGGGAAGTGCCAGGGAAATTATAGCCCGGTCCCTAGAGCAGGCTGATCTGCTCATCGGCACCATTCTGCAGCAAATAATGGAGTCGATTATAACGACCATCAGTATCATCATATTGAGTATGCACAGGGAGCCGGGATTGAACACGGAGAGGCTATCGACCACAGGCCCGTCGATGTACATGAAGGAACTGCAG GAGTTTGTCAATCGTTCCTGGTCGCATCACATCGCCTTGTTCGATGATAAGCAGATGACTACGAAGTGTGGCCACGAGCTAGCCAAACGCTGTATCGAGCTCTTTCTGCACAATGTCTGCATTCTGCGTCCTTTAAGTGCGGCGGGAAGACAGCGTTTAAAGCAGGACTGCCAGCACATGGAGCAAGCTTTGAAACCCTTGTGCCCTAATCTCGCCGAGCTTGGAAAGCCCTCGCGTTTGCTAAGAGCCATGTCCCTGCTGATCGTCCAAACGGCCCAGGAACTGGTGAAGCAGACGGTTGGGGAGGATTCCCTGGTGCCCAGCTATatagtgttgctgctgctcttcgGACACGCTGGAGCGGATCTGCAGTCGCCACATACCACGGCCAACTGGTCCAACGAACGTCTGATAGAGTGGCTGGATGGACACACGGCGGAGCGGGAGAAACTGGAGCTAATCTCGGGGGCATTGCAGCGGTATCGCGACAATGCGAGGCGCAAGAACATTCAGCAATACGACGAAGTTTACCCCATGATGGTGGAGTATTTTGAACAGGCCTTGAAGGCAATTtcataa
- the LOC128262363 gene encoding glucosidase 2 subunit beta: protein MQGLGLSQTVLIPVVVAIVFLNASSATDVPRPLGVSLAKASLYQPRAGDNSWTCLDGSRSIPFAQINDDYCDCPDGSDEPGTSACSNGQFHCLNKGHQSVDIPSSQVQDGICDCCDGSDESQVVGCPNTCLELGAAAAVQRRNEAELHKRGAERRLEMITKGKQMKAEREARRLELDQRHKEQVLLRTEKEQLKQNAEALEKEAIDIFKAEQREVDAETAQAEQEPQQMRQEASLSFVRYDTNKDGFVEVTELMVDMNLDRDRNGVVTIEEAKFFLDERERVDLDAFVTLAWPRIKPLQMLAEGLFQPPQPEEVVEQEQPTTEGIQPTPPKPSQEQADLAGEEEIEADEEGEEDQYDDEEPDVGVGEASPDVEEVKPPNYDPETERLIQQANEARNALQEVERSLREIEQEVKEIDEQNSKGYGLTEEWAVHDGQCYNFEDREYVYTLCPFDRASQKSRNGGAETTLGRWDKWIGEPKKYSQQKYTNGAACWNGPNRSAIINISCALEPKITAVSEPNRCEYYFEFETPAACDSEAFQAETENLHDEL from the exons ATGCAAGGCCTGGGACTTAGCCAAACGGTGCTAATACCCGTCGTGGTGGCAATAGTGTTCCTAAATGCAAGCTCGGCCACCGATGTTCCACGTCCGCTGGGAGTCTCACTGGCCAAGGCTTCACTGTACCAACCGCGGGCGGGCGACAACAGTTGGACCTGCTTGGATGGCAGCCGGAGCATACCCTTCGCCCAGATCAACGACGACTACTGTGATTGTCCGGACGGCAGCGATGAGCCGGGCACTTCGGCCTGTTCAAACGGCCAGTTCCATTGCCTCAACAAGGGCCACCAGTCGGTGGACATACCCAGTTCGCAGGTGCAGGACGGGATCTGTGACTGCTGCGACGGCAGCGATGAGTCACAGGTGGTCGGCTGCCCCAACACCTGCCTGGAACTCGGGGCGGCGGCTGCTGTCCAACGGCGAAACGAAGCGGAGCTCCACAAGCGAGGAGCAGAGCGACGCCTGGAGATGATCACCAAGGGCAAGCAGATGAAGGCGGAACGCGAGGCTCGCCGTCTCGAGCTGGACCAGCGGCacaaggaacaggtgcttctGCGCACCGAGAAGGAGCAGCTCAAGCAAAACGCCGAGGCTCTGGAAAAGGAGGCAATTGATATCTTCAAGGCGGAGCAGCGTGAAGTGGACGCGGAGACGGCTCAGGCGGAGCAGGAGCCACAGCAGATGCGCCAGGAGGCCTCGCTCAGCTTCGTGCGCTACGACACCAATAAGGATGGCTTCGTCGAGGTCACCGAACTGATGGTGGACATGAATCTGGACAGGGATCGTAACGGTGTGGTCACCATCGAGGAGGCCAAGTTCTTCCTGGACGAGCGCGAACGCGTGGATCTGGATGCCTTCGTCACACTCGCCTGGCCAAGGATTAAGCCCCTACAAATGCTGGCCGAGGGACTATTCCAGCCGCCGCAGCCAGAGGAAGTTGTCGAGCAGGAGCAACCCACCACCGAGGGAATCCAGCCCACTCCGCCAAAGCCAAGTCAAG AACAAGCTGATCTGGCTGGGGAAGAAGAGATCGAAGCCGACGAAGAGGGCGAGGAGGATCAGTACGACGACGAAGAGCCCGATGTTGGCGTGGGCGAAGCGTCTCCGGATGTGGAGGAAGTGAAGCCGCCGAATTACGATCCGGAGACCGAGCGTTTGATCCAGCAGGCCAACGAGGCGCGTAACGCTTTGCAGGAAGTGGAACGCAGTCTGCGCGAGATCGAGCAGGAGGTTAAGGAGATTGACGAGCAGAACAGCAAGGGGTACGGCCTCACCGAGGAGTGGGCCGTGCACGATGGCCAGTGCTACAACTTCGAGGATCGGGAGTATGTCTACACTCTCTGCCCCTTCGATCGGGCGTCTCAGAAGTCGCGAAATGGAGGAGCCGAAACCACGCTGGGTCGCTGGGACAAATGGATCGGCGAACCCAAGAAGTACTCGCAGCAAAAGTACACCAATGGGGCCGCCTGCTGGAATGGTCCGAATCGCTCGGCCATCATCAACATCAGTTGTGCCCTGGAGCCCAAGATCACTGCCGTCAGCGAGCCAAATCGCTGTGAATACTACTTTGAATTCGAGACACCCGCCGCCTGCGACAGCGAAGCTTTCCAGGCCGAGACGGAAAACCTGCACGACGAACTCTGA
- the LOC128262371 gene encoding ragulator complex protein LAMTOR3 homolog codes for MSDDIKKYLDGLLQKVSGLYVIQITDRDGVPLLRVSQEKNVDFALMPSFIPTFTTACDQASKLGLGKNKTIISMYSNYQVVQMNKLPLILTFVGAENCNTGHILALEHQVDGYLEDIKLAVTEA; via the exons ATGTCGGACGACATCAAGAAGTATTTAGATGGCCTGCTGCAGAA GGTCAGCGGCCTGTACGTGATTCAGATAACGGACCGCGACGGAGTGCCCCTCCTGCGGGTCAGCCAGGAGAAGAACGTAGACTTCGCCCTGATGCCCTCGTTCATTCCCACATTCACCACCGCCTGTGACCAGGCCAGCAAGCTGGGATTGGGCAAGAACAAGACTATCATCTCCATGTACTCCAACTACCAGGTGGTGCAGATGAACAAGCTGCCGCTGATTCTGACCTTTGTGGGCGCGGAGAATTGCAATACGGGCCACATCCTCGCCCTGGAGCACCAGGTGGATGGCTATTTGGAGGACATAAAGCTGGCAGTTACCGAAGCATAG
- the LOC128262372 gene encoding uncharacterized protein LOC128262372: MEDCEIIGMIFEIIRDMLFGSDSSSDDDYDSST; this comes from the exons ATGGAGGATTGTGAAATTATTGGAATGATATTTGAAATCATTAGGGATATGCTGTTCGGCT CTGACAGCTCTTCTGATGACGATTACGACTCTTCGACCTAA